One window from the genome of Sebastes umbrosus isolate fSebUmb1 chromosome 12, fSebUmb1.pri, whole genome shotgun sequence encodes:
- the metap1d gene encoding methionine aminopeptidase 1D, mitochondrial isoform X2 — translation MAAPCSTRLATRSAGLGGFLRRLCCLRSCGPPTALLCQQHRHFFWRKWKSSHSVVRPATVRPACAVPKHIVRPDYVGTGLLPEWPDYIEIKYQEQIEGLSRACQLARHVLLLAGRSLRVGMTTDEIDFIVHQETIKHNAYPSPLRYGGFPKSVCTSVNNVVCHGIPDSRQLQDGDIINVDVTVDEDGQRLVETARRCRDEAIAACKPGAQLCVIGNTISEIAHAGGFQVCPYFIGHGIGSYFHCHPEIWHHANDNDMTMDEGMSFTIEPILMEGSAEFRILRDKWTAVSADDKRSAQFEHTVAITSDGVDILTKLPEESNL, via the exons ATGGCGGCGCCCTGTTCTACAAGACTAGCAACAAGATCAGCAG GACTAGGTGGTTTCCTGCGGAGACTTTGTTGTTTAAGAAGCTGTGGTCCCCCCACAGCCCTACTGTGTCAGCAACATCGGCACTTCTTCTGGAGGAAGTGGAAAAGTTCTCACAGTGTAGTTCGCCCAGCTACTGTTAGGCCGGCCTGTGCAGTACCCAAG CACATTGTGCGGCCTGACTATGTAGGCACTGGACTGCTCCCAGAATGGCCCGACTACATAGAGATCAAATACCAAGAGCAGATCGAAGGCCTTTCCAGAGCATGTCAGCTAGCCAGACATGTACTGCTTCTAGCTGGACGCAGTCTGAGG GTTGGTATGACCACAGATGAAATAGACTTCATCGTGCACCAGGAGACAATCAAGCACAACGCCTACCCATCCCCTCTCAGATACGGGGGTTTCCCCAAGTCAGTCTGTACATCTGTGAACAACGTGGTCTGCCATGGCATACCTGACAG TCGTCAACTTCAAGACGGCGATATCATCAACGTTGATGTCACT GTGGATGAGGATGGGCAGCGATTGGTGGAAACTGCCAGGCGCTGCCGAGATGAGGCCATCGCTGCCTGCAAGCCGGGCGCACAGCTCTGTGTTATAGGAAACACTATCAG TGAAATCGCCCATGCCGGTGGCTTCCAAGTGTGTCCTTATTTCATTGGACATGGAATAGGTTCCTACTTTCATTGCCATCCTGAGATCTGGCACCATG CTAATGATAATGACATGACCATGGATGAAGGGATGTCTTTCACAATAG agCCCATACTGATGGAGGGTTCTGCAGAGTTTAGAATCCTGAGGGACAAGTGGACCGCGGTGTCTGCAGACGATAAAAG GTCGGCTCAGTTTGAACACACGGTGGCCATCACATCTGACGGAGTGGATATTCTCACCAAACTGCCAGAAGAGAGCAATCTGTAA
- the metap1d gene encoding methionine aminopeptidase 1D, mitochondrial isoform X1, whose product MAAPCSTRLATRSAGLGGFLRRLCCLRSCGPPTALLCQQHRHFFWRKWKSSHSVVRPATVRPACAVPKHIVRPDYVGTGLLPEWPDYIEIKYQEQIEGLSRACQLARHVLLLAGRSLRVGMTTDEIDFIVHQETIKHNAYPSPLRYGGFPKSVCTSVNNVVCHGIPDSRQLQDGDIINVDVTVYLDGYHGDTSETFLIGQVDEDGQRLVETARRCRDEAIAACKPGAQLCVIGNTISEIAHAGGFQVCPYFIGHGIGSYFHCHPEIWHHANDNDMTMDEGMSFTIEPILMEGSAEFRILRDKWTAVSADDKRSAQFEHTVAITSDGVDILTKLPEESNL is encoded by the exons ATGGCGGCGCCCTGTTCTACAAGACTAGCAACAAGATCAGCAG GACTAGGTGGTTTCCTGCGGAGACTTTGTTGTTTAAGAAGCTGTGGTCCCCCCACAGCCCTACTGTGTCAGCAACATCGGCACTTCTTCTGGAGGAAGTGGAAAAGTTCTCACAGTGTAGTTCGCCCAGCTACTGTTAGGCCGGCCTGTGCAGTACCCAAG CACATTGTGCGGCCTGACTATGTAGGCACTGGACTGCTCCCAGAATGGCCCGACTACATAGAGATCAAATACCAAGAGCAGATCGAAGGCCTTTCCAGAGCATGTCAGCTAGCCAGACATGTACTGCTTCTAGCTGGACGCAGTCTGAGG GTTGGTATGACCACAGATGAAATAGACTTCATCGTGCACCAGGAGACAATCAAGCACAACGCCTACCCATCCCCTCTCAGATACGGGGGTTTCCCCAAGTCAGTCTGTACATCTGTGAACAACGTGGTCTGCCATGGCATACCTGACAG TCGTCAACTTCAAGACGGCGATATCATCAACGTTGATGTCACT GTGTATTTGGATGGTTACCATGGTGACACCTCAGAAACCTTCTTGATTGGCCAGGTGGATGAGGATGGGCAGCGATTGGTGGAAACTGCCAGGCGCTGCCGAGATGAGGCCATCGCTGCCTGCAAGCCGGGCGCACAGCTCTGTGTTATAGGAAACACTATCAG TGAAATCGCCCATGCCGGTGGCTTCCAAGTGTGTCCTTATTTCATTGGACATGGAATAGGTTCCTACTTTCATTGCCATCCTGAGATCTGGCACCATG CTAATGATAATGACATGACCATGGATGAAGGGATGTCTTTCACAATAG agCCCATACTGATGGAGGGTTCTGCAGAGTTTAGAATCCTGAGGGACAAGTGGACCGCGGTGTCTGCAGACGATAAAAG GTCGGCTCAGTTTGAACACACGGTGGCCATCACATCTGACGGAGTGGATATTCTCACCAAACTGCCAGAAGAGAGCAATCTGTAA